Proteins encoded within one genomic window of Methanosarcina barkeri str. Wiesmoor:
- the cobT gene encoding nicotinate mononucleotide-dependent phosphoribosyltransferase CobT has translation MSWIEPEVTKKPRRPMFLCVLSNTKTAHIPKLSAAGKTAELTDYTPAGDAELMDTGNIISVPVLPMTPPYDTPTPAIMTRSALKLTDAPYNFINSGLIVTPEVPCIDLKAKPGEDIRKPVAVYDVQGVYERAKFLGKRLRNQVDHVVIGESIPGGTTTAMGVLMALGYNGNVSSSADENPLKLKKQVIEEGLKASGLTFGCLKDDPMKAIACMGDPMMPAVIGLVAGFQSTDVSIVLAGGTQMAAVYALIKHLGFNTEKLAIATTRYVVEDKSANFIELTRILGVPAVYVADPGFGKSELKGLHRYETGTIKEGAGAGGAMYLAGLYGISQDEFRSEVENVCKLLKAGH, from the coding sequence ATGTCCTGGATCGAACCGGAAGTGACCAAAAAACCTAGAAGACCGATGTTTTTATGTGTGCTTTCCAATACCAAAACTGCACATATTCCCAAGCTTTCAGCTGCAGGGAAAACGGCTGAACTTACGGACTATACGCCTGCAGGAGATGCGGAACTTATGGACACAGGAAATATTATCAGTGTACCCGTTCTCCCCATGACTCCTCCCTATGACACTCCTACTCCTGCAATTATGACCCGTTCGGCGTTGAAACTTACGGACGCTCCCTATAATTTCATTAATTCTGGCCTTATTGTAACTCCGGAAGTCCCGTGCATTGACCTCAAGGCAAAGCCCGGAGAAGATATCCGGAAACCAGTTGCAGTCTACGACGTACAGGGGGTCTATGAGCGGGCAAAGTTCCTGGGCAAGAGGCTCCGAAACCAGGTGGACCATGTAGTCATTGGAGAAAGCATTCCAGGTGGTACAACAACCGCAATGGGTGTTTTAATGGCTCTAGGATACAATGGAAATGTCAGCAGCAGTGCTGATGAGAATCCCCTTAAGCTGAAGAAACAGGTCATTGAAGAAGGCTTGAAAGCATCAGGCCTGACTTTCGGCTGCCTGAAAGATGATCCCATGAAAGCTATTGCCTGCATGGGAGATCCGATGATGCCTGCTGTTATAGGTCTTGTTGCAGGTTTCCAGAGCACTGATGTCAGTATTGTGCTTGCTGGAGGGACTCAGATGGCAGCAGTGTATGCACTGATAAAACATCTGGGTTTCAATACGGAAAAGCTGGCAATTGCGACTACCCGGTATGTTGTGGAAGATAAATCCGCAAACTTTATTGAACTTACCAGAATACTTGGTGTACCTGCAGTCTACGTTGCAGACCCTGGTTTTGGAAAGTCCGAACTAAAAGGACTTCACAGGTATGAGACTGGTACGATCAAGGAGGGTGCAGGGGCCGGTGGTGCAATGTATCTTGCTGGCCTTTATGGAATCTCTCAGGACGAGTTCAGGTCCGAAGTAGAAAACGTTTGCAAACTGCTCAAAGCGGGGCATTGA